In a single window of the Lagenorhynchus albirostris chromosome 19, mLagAlb1.1, whole genome shotgun sequence genome:
- the ODAD1 gene encoding outer dynein arm-docking complex subunit 1 isoform X5 has protein sequence MVSSTSAYTIREEAKAKLGMLRERAEKEVAQNDTEVQILQRQIAHLEQLHRFLELKNSDRQPDPAIVEKREQRAREVAEGLRKTSQEKLVLRYEDALKKLSQLTGESDPDLLVEKYLELEERNFAEFNFINEQNSELERLQEEIKEMQEALESGRRSEEDRRSRQEQQLAELQQRVDEVHTEAENLEARFQNFRGQLEKLKTDIQHLFTRAQCDSTVIDDLLGVKTHMRDRDIGLFLGLIEKRLVELLTVQAFLETQNNLSASLPDAALLVLGQSSEDLPKKVAPPQPPDHLEDPPGFEANDDYPLSEGELLSYVVKSLEAREQAKGQYLKQQAEAVTKVDSTPSVTLSSTQASSSLPLLPKSPSAVPGSLTSHRASSILASSGGRATSSNVGRVSFRDPSSSAGHATFGSTRPVTGGLMSSRGSTEGRAIVKSPNSSSYPGSTGYLGPSRGHESFGGPESKGPESESSGGLKPSRGQVSSTGPASSTGRVSTTSKDSQSKY, from the exons ATGGTCTCCTCCACCTCTGCCTACACCATCAG ggaGGAGGCGAAGGCCAAGTTAGGCATGCTGCGGGAGAGGGCAGAGAAGGAGGTGGCCCAGAACGACACGGAGGTGCAGATCTTGCAGCGGCAGATCGCGCACTTGGAGCAGCTGCACCGCTTCCTCGAACTCAAGAACAGCGATCGGCAGCCGGATCCCGCCATCGTGGAGAAGCGCGAGCAACGGG CCCGGGAGGTGGCCGAAGGCCTCCGGAAGACCTCCCAGGAGAAGCTGGTGCTGCGCTACGAGGACGCCCTGAAGAAACTGTCCCAGCTGACCGGGGAGAGCGACCCGGACTTGCTGGTGGAGAAGTACCTGGAGT TGGAGGAGCGGAACTTCGCAGAGTTCAATTTCATCAATGAGCAGAACTCAGAGCTGGAGCGTCTGCAGGAGGAGATCAAGGAG ATGCAGGAGGCCTTGGAGAGCGGGCGCCGCAGCGAGGAGGACCGTCGCTCGAGGCAAGAGCAGCAGCTGGCCGAGTTGCAGCAGCGCGTGGACGAGGTGCACACGGAGGCCGAGAACCTGGAGGCCCGCTTCCAGAACTTTCGCGGGCAGCTGGAGAAGCTCAAGACCG ATATCCAGCACCTCTTCACCAGGGCCCAGTGTGACAGCACGGTCATCGATGACCTCCTAGGGGTCAAGACCCACATGAGAGACCGGGACATAGGCCTCTTCCTGGGCCTCATAGAGAAGCGGCTGGTGGAGCTCCTGACGGTGCAGGCCTTCCTCGAAACCCAG AACAACCTCTCTGCCAGCTTGCCTGACGCTGCCCTCCTGGTGCTGGGCCAGAGCTCCGAGGATCTTCCCAAGAAAGTGGCCCCACCTCAGCCCCCTGACCATCT TGAGGACCCCCCAGGCTTTGAGGCCAACGACGACTACCCGCTGAGCGAGGGGGAGCTGCTGAGCTATGTGGTGAAGTCG CTGGAGGCCCGGGAGCAGGCGAAGGGTCAGTACCTGAAGCAGCAGGCTGAGGCCGTCACGAAGGTGGACAGCACCCCGAGCGTGACCCTCTCCAGCACCCAGGCCAGCTCCAGCCTGCCCCTGCTGCCCAAGAGCCCCAGCGCTGTCCCCGGCTCCCTCACGAGCCACAGGGCTAGCAGCATCCTGGCGTCCAGCGGAGGCCGCGCCACCAGCTCCAATGTCGGCCGTGTCAGCTTTAGGGACCCCAGCTCCAGCGCAGGCCACGCGACCTTCGGCTCCACCAGACCCGTCACCGGGGGACTTATGTCCAGTCGGGGCTCGACTGAGGGCCGAGCGATCGTCAAATCCCCCAACTCTAGCAGCTACCCGGGGTCCACTGGATACTTGGGGCCCAGCAGAGGCCACGAGAGCTTTGGGGGCCCggagagcaaaggccctgagtcaGAATCGAGTGGAGGCCTCAAGCCCAGCAGAGGCCAAGTCTCAAGCACTGGCCCTGCCTCTAGCACCGGCCGGGTCTCCACCACCAGCAAAGATTCCCAGAGCAAATACTAG